The following are encoded in a window of Acidimicrobiales bacterium genomic DNA:
- a CDS encoding Panacea domain-containing protein translates to MYDKSKFTELLLYLADRLRGDRAGGATKLNKAIFFAEFTHVRRHGAAISGCEFQRLEHCPAPRQLVPVRRQLVDSGAAETQVEDFLGREQHRLVPLRDPDLSVFTNAERETIDHVLEQLDGLTAQQVSGLSHDEPGWKVTSEGDTIPYETALLGAKQVSTPTTRRLSREVAERYNLATSP, encoded by the coding sequence GTGTACGACAAGTCAAAGTTCACCGAGCTGCTCCTGTACCTGGCCGATCGGCTCCGGGGCGACCGGGCGGGTGGAGCGACCAAGCTCAACAAGGCGATCTTCTTCGCCGAGTTCACTCATGTCCGCCGTCACGGAGCTGCTATCTCGGGCTGTGAGTTCCAGCGGCTCGAGCACTGCCCGGCACCGCGCCAGCTTGTGCCCGTGCGTCGTCAGCTCGTCGACTCGGGTGCTGCGGAGACACAGGTCGAGGACTTCCTCGGTCGAGAGCAGCACCGCCTCGTCCCACTTCGGGATCCCGACCTCAGCGTCTTCACCAACGCCGAGCGCGAGACGATCGACCATGTGCTCGAGCAGCTCGATGGGCTCACGGCTCAGCAGGTGAGCGGTCTTTCCCACGACGAGCCCGGATGGAAGGTGACCAGCGAGGGCGACACCATCCCCTACGAGACAGCGTTGCTCGGGGCAAAGCAGGTGTCGACCCCAACCACTCGGCGCCTCTCGCGCGAGGTCGCTGAGCGCTACAACCTGGCCACCTCGCCGTAG
- a CDS encoding type II toxin-antitoxin system PemK/MazF family toxin produces the protein MVARGDVVWADLGPPAGRRPVCVVTRDAAIEVLTSVTCAPITRTIRGIRSEVDVGPDEGLPERSVVSCDNLVTIPQALLDREPVGRLGTDRLLALDHALLYALGITIWGTPPARQDQAGAS, from the coding sequence GTGGTAGCCAGGGGCGACGTCGTCTGGGCTGACCTCGGTCCCCCCGCCGGTCGGCGCCCCGTGTGTGTCGTCACCCGCGACGCTGCCATCGAGGTGCTGACCTCGGTGACCTGTGCGCCCATCACCAGAACGATCCGGGGCATCCGGTCCGAGGTCGACGTCGGGCCCGACGAGGGCCTCCCCGAGCGGAGCGTGGTGAGCTGCGACAACCTCGTGACGATCCCCCAGGCGCTCCTCGATCGCGAACCTGTCGGCCGACTGGGCACCGACCGACTCCTCGCGCTCGACCACGCGCTGCTCTACGCCCTCGGCATCACCATCTGGGGGACTCCTCCAGCCCGCCAGGACCAGGCAGGAGCATCATGA
- a CDS encoding CopG family transcriptional regulator, with protein sequence MTRRQVLVQLDDELVARLDGLAAAEGTSRSELLRRGAAAVLAAAEEREADEALRAAYRRTPQDPALVEAARRLAAGAAPEW encoded by the coding sequence ATGACTCGTCGGCAGGTCCTCGTGCAGCTCGATGACGAACTGGTGGCGCGCCTCGACGGGCTGGCCGCGGCCGAGGGCACCAGTCGTTCCGAGCTCCTCCGGCGTGGCGCCGCAGCGGTGCTCGCCGCGGCCGAGGAGCGCGAGGCCGATGAAGCCCTGAGGGCGGCCTACCGACGGACCCCACAGGATCCTGCCCTGGTCGAGGCCGCGCGCCGGCTTGCCGCCGGCGCCGCGCCCGAGTGGTAG